The Heptranchias perlo isolate sHepPer1 chromosome 17, sHepPer1.hap1, whole genome shotgun sequence genome has a segment encoding these proteins:
- the si:dkey-42i9.4 gene encoding protein BTG1, protein MSPGVQLIKMKTEITTAVGFITRLLRTTGLISDELLQHFSESLEKSLAEHYRHHWFPHMPCKGSGYRCIRINHKMDPLIARAANIIGLSSQQLFQLLPSELTLWVDPFEVSYRIGEDGSICVLYENVPSSGISPLDSMISCKDEFRIGRSSPSKSYMMTVSS, encoded by the exons ATGAGTCCTGGAGTACAGTTGATCAAAATGAAAACTGAAATCACAACTGCCGTGGGCTTTATTACGAGATTGTTGAGGACGACAGGGCTTATTTCTGACGAGCTGCTCCAGCATTTCAGCGAGTCGTTGGAGAAATCTTTAGCAG AACACTACAGACACCATTGGTTTCCCCACATGCCCTGCAAAGGATCAGGATACCGATGCATTAGGATCAACCACAAAATGGATCCTCTGATAGCAAGGGCGGCCAACATCATCGGACTCAGCAGTCAACAACTTTTCCAACTTTTGCCAAGTGAATTGACTCTGTGGGTCGACCCGTTCGAGGTGTCCTACCGAATAGGTGAAGATGGGTCCATTTGCGTTCTTTATGAAAATGTACCTAGCAGCGGCATCTCCCCCTTGGATAGTATGATAAGTTGCAAGGATGAATTTAGAATTGGCAGATCGAGTCCCTCTAAGAGTTACATGATGACTGTTTCAAGTTAA